The following coding sequences are from one Hymenobacter sp. DG25A window:
- the asnB gene encoding asparagine synthase (glutamine-hydrolyzing) has product MCGITGVFAFTEAGRNSLASLHASTDAISSRGPDSQGHYVYDRVGLGHRRLSILDLSCDGNQPMTDAAGRYTIIFNGEIFNFRELRQKLVKKGYTFHSQTDTEVILQLYITEGRGFLKKLNGFFSLAIYDKEEDSLFIARDRMGVKPLLVYRDEDKMLFGSEMKALMALGVPRKLDYAALSHYLQLNYIPGPATIFKGVKKLLPGHYLYVKGEKVVRKAWYRIPYDPKKVAKNKLTYDQQQQKLVDLMDESVARRLVADVPLGSFLSGGIDSSVVTALAARHTPHLNTFSIGFKDEPFFDETKYANLVAKMHKTNHTVFSLTNQDLYDHIFDVLNYIDEPFADSSALAVYILSKQTREKVTVALSGDGADELFAGYNKHMAEWQVRRGGPKAEAVAGLGILWEVLPKSRNSFIGNKIRQFQRFSRGMSSGPKDRYWDWASLASEQDARSLLSAASKRKVGKKLVEKRRKDILQNLRPEGDLNEVLLTDMNLVLPYDMNTKVDLMSMANSLEVRSPFLDYNVVNFAFSLPVESKIDAKMKKKIVQDAFRPMLPEELYKRPKQGFEVPLLKWFRNELRPLIEDDLLSDAFIESQGVFDVDAIRGLKAQLFSRNPGDVHARIWALIVFQHWWKKWMM; this is encoded by the coding sequence ATGTGTGGAATCACTGGAGTATTCGCTTTTACTGAAGCAGGCCGCAACTCGCTGGCTTCGCTTCATGCTTCTACTGACGCTATCAGCAGCCGCGGGCCTGATTCGCAGGGACATTATGTATACGATAGGGTAGGATTGGGCCACCGGCGCCTGAGTATCCTGGACTTGTCGTGTGATGGAAACCAGCCGATGACCGATGCGGCCGGCCGTTACACCATCATCTTCAACGGCGAGATTTTTAACTTCCGGGAGCTGCGGCAGAAGCTGGTGAAGAAAGGTTACACCTTTCATTCACAGACGGATACGGAAGTTATTCTGCAGCTGTATATCACCGAAGGCCGGGGCTTCCTGAAAAAGCTGAACGGCTTTTTCTCGCTGGCTATCTACGATAAGGAAGAAGATTCCCTGTTCATTGCCCGCGACCGGATGGGGGTGAAGCCCCTGCTGGTATACCGCGACGAGGACAAGATGCTCTTCGGCTCAGAAATGAAGGCCCTGATGGCCCTGGGCGTACCGCGCAAGCTGGACTACGCCGCGCTCAGTCATTACCTGCAGCTCAACTATATTCCGGGGCCAGCCACCATTTTTAAAGGAGTTAAAAAACTTCTGCCCGGCCATTACCTTTATGTAAAGGGCGAGAAGGTAGTGCGCAAGGCCTGGTATCGTATTCCTTACGATCCTAAGAAGGTAGCCAAAAACAAGCTCACCTACGATCAGCAGCAGCAAAAGCTGGTAGACCTGATGGATGAGTCGGTGGCGCGCCGCTTGGTGGCTGATGTACCGCTGGGATCATTCCTGAGCGGCGGCATTGATTCGTCGGTGGTTACGGCACTGGCGGCCCGCCACACCCCGCACCTCAATACTTTCAGCATTGGTTTCAAGGATGAGCCTTTCTTCGACGAAACGAAGTACGCCAACCTAGTTGCCAAAATGCACAAGACCAACCACACGGTCTTCTCCCTCACCAACCAGGACCTCTACGACCACATCTTTGATGTGCTCAATTACATCGACGAGCCCTTCGCCGATTCCTCGGCTCTGGCGGTGTATATCCTCAGCAAGCAAACCCGCGAAAAAGTAACCGTAGCCCTTTCCGGCGACGGCGCCGATGAGCTGTTTGCCGGCTATAACAAGCATATGGCCGAGTGGCAGGTGCGCCGCGGCGGCCCCAAAGCGGAGGCCGTAGCTGGCTTGGGCATTCTGTGGGAAGTGCTGCCGAAGTCGCGCAACTCCTTCATTGGAAATAAAATACGCCAGTTTCAGCGCTTCTCCCGCGGCATGAGCAGCGGCCCCAAAGACCGTTACTGGGATTGGGCTTCGCTGGCTTCGGAGCAGGATGCCCGCAGCCTGCTCAGCGCGGCTTCAAAACGCAAAGTGGGTAAAAAGCTGGTGGAAAAGCGCCGCAAGGACATCCTCCAGAATCTACGCCCCGAGGGTGACCTAAACGAAGTACTCCTGACAGACATGAACCTGGTGCTGCCCTATGACATGAATACCAAGGTGGACCTCATGAGCATGGCTAATTCGCTGGAAGTTCGCAGCCCATTCCTCGATTATAACGTGGTCAATTTTGCCTTCTCTTTACCCGTTGAAAGCAAAATCGACGCGAAGATGAAGAAGAAAATCGTGCAGGATGCCTTCCGCCCCATGCTACCCGAGGAACTGTATAAGCGTCCGAAACAAGGATTTGAAGTACCTTTGCTAAAATGGTTCCGCAACGAGCTCCGTCCCCTCATCGAAGACGACCTGCTTTCGGATGCCTTTATCGAGTCACAGGGGGTATTTGATGTAGATGCCATTCGCGGACTCAAAGCGCAGCTCTTCTCCCGCAACCCCGGCGACGTACATGCCCGCATCTGGGCGCTGATTGTATTTCAGCACTGGTGGAAGAAGTGGATGATGTAA
- a CDS encoding acyl-CoA-binding protein, whose protein sequence is MNLQQQMDLQQQFEAAVTRVDGLPQEQAGPHMTELYGLYKQATQGDHDTQPDTVNIDQHDNPDGPECMSQAQWDSWSKYKGMSEEAAKRQYIRRVEEIAGPLDQEAVLLTGSGQPATSDQVNDQTSQELPSPGTEKAQREGPGISAGGLRGNLNAGAPYGGEDELKTQQ, encoded by the coding sequence ATGAATCTGCAGCAACAAATGGATTTACAACAGCAATTTGAAGCCGCCGTGACGCGCGTAGATGGCTTACCCCAGGAACAGGCCGGCCCCCACATGACCGAGCTTTACGGCTTATACAAACAAGCCACGCAGGGCGACCATGATACCCAGCCGGATACCGTAAATATTGACCAGCATGACAACCCCGATGGGCCCGAATGCATGTCGCAGGCGCAGTGGGACTCCTGGAGCAAATACAAAGGCATGAGCGAGGAGGCAGCCAAGCGGCAGTACATCCGACGGGTAGAAGAAATTGCCGGACCCCTGGACCAAGAGGCCGTTCTGCTCACGGGTAGCGGCCAGCCTGCTACTTCCGACCAGGTAAACGACCAGACGTCTCAGGAACTCCCCTCCCCCGGGACAGAAAAAGCCCAGCGGGAAGGCCCGGGTATCTCGGCCGGCGGCCTACGCGGTAATCTGAACGCCGGAGCGCCATACGGTGGCGAGGACGAACTGAAAACGCAGCAATAA
- a CDS encoding sugar 3,4-ketoisomerase, which produces MLAPHLIDFSKLGEPDIGFISVAEEGRTLPFVPKRTFWTYYTPETIVRGRHAHYKTEQVLVALSGRIIVVIERPDGELLSFRLDSPHQGVYIPPNSWHTMQYSETAIQLTFASELYNEADYIRSYELFREVWGKK; this is translated from the coding sequence ATGCTAGCTCCCCACCTCATCGATTTTTCGAAGCTGGGGGAACCCGATATTGGCTTTATTTCCGTGGCCGAAGAAGGCCGCACACTGCCCTTCGTGCCCAAACGCACCTTCTGGACGTATTATACCCCGGAAACCATTGTGCGGGGCCGGCACGCGCATTACAAAACAGAGCAGGTACTGGTGGCGCTGTCCGGACGCATCATTGTAGTCATTGAGCGGCCCGATGGAGAACTGCTGAGCTTTCGCCTCGACAGTCCGCACCAGGGCGTCTACATCCCGCCCAACAGCTGGCACACCATGCAGTACTCCGAAACGGCCATCCAGCTTACGTTTGCTTCCGAGCTTTATAATGAGGCCGATTATATCCGCAGCTATGAGCTGTTCCGGGAAGTCTGGGGTAAGAAGTAA
- a CDS encoding FAD-binding oxidoreductase, with translation MSEFQIITPALLEAFERIVGATHVLTAQSAEADVYAGYGRDHTEDLHFEPGVVLRPGNAEEVSQIVRLCHENHIPVTARGAGTGLSGGALPIHQGVVLSLERLNKIIQIDERNLQATVEPGVVNEVFQNAVKEVGLFYPPDPASKGSCFLGGNLAHSSGGPKAVKYGTTKDYVLNLEVVLPTGDIIWTAANTLKNSTGYNLTQLMVGSEGTLGIITKAVFRLLPYPQHNILMLVPFRREEQAAEAVAAVFRAGIIPSGMEFMEREAIAWSSDYLKIPLTLPEDIRAHLLIELDGQDLDQLYKEAEQVYGVLEGYDVGEILLADNATQKDELWKIRRNIGNSVRYNSVYKEEDTVVPRAELPTLLKGVKEIGARYGFKSVCYGHAGDGNLHVNIIRGNLTDEEWNVGLRQPITEIFELCVKLGGTISGEHGIGLVQKGYIGIALKEVNLNLMRGIKQVFDPHGIMNPGKIF, from the coding sequence ATGTCTGAGTTTCAAATCATCACCCCGGCGCTGCTGGAGGCCTTTGAGCGTATTGTGGGCGCAACGCACGTTCTCACGGCCCAAAGCGCAGAAGCCGACGTGTACGCCGGCTATGGCCGGGACCATACCGAGGACTTGCATTTTGAGCCGGGCGTTGTACTTCGGCCGGGTAACGCCGAAGAGGTTAGCCAGATTGTGCGCCTCTGCCACGAAAATCATATTCCGGTTACCGCCCGCGGCGCCGGCACTGGCCTGAGCGGCGGCGCCCTGCCCATTCATCAGGGGGTAGTGCTGAGCCTGGAGCGGCTCAATAAAATTATTCAGATAGATGAGCGCAACCTGCAGGCTACCGTGGAGCCTGGGGTAGTAAATGAGGTATTTCAGAATGCGGTGAAGGAGGTGGGGCTTTTCTACCCACCCGACCCCGCCAGCAAGGGCAGTTGTTTCCTGGGCGGCAACCTGGCCCACAGCAGCGGAGGCCCCAAGGCTGTGAAGTACGGAACCACCAAGGACTATGTGCTGAACCTGGAAGTGGTATTGCCCACCGGCGACATTATCTGGACGGCTGCCAATACCCTGAAAAACTCCACCGGCTACAATCTCACCCAGTTGATGGTGGGGTCAGAAGGTACGCTGGGGATTATCACCAAGGCCGTTTTTCGTCTGCTGCCGTATCCGCAGCATAATATCCTAATGCTGGTGCCCTTCCGCCGGGAGGAGCAGGCGGCCGAAGCGGTGGCGGCCGTGTTCCGGGCCGGCATCATTCCCTCCGGCATGGAGTTTATGGAGCGGGAAGCCATTGCCTGGTCTTCTGATTATCTGAAAATTCCCCTGACGCTGCCCGAGGACATCCGGGCCCACCTGCTGATCGAGTTGGATGGGCAGGATCTGGATCAGCTATATAAGGAAGCCGAGCAGGTATATGGGGTATTGGAAGGCTACGACGTAGGCGAAATTCTGCTGGCCGACAATGCCACCCAGAAAGACGAGTTGTGGAAGATCCGCCGCAACATCGGCAATTCCGTGCGCTACAACTCCGTCTATAAGGAAGAGGACACCGTAGTGCCCCGGGCCGAGCTGCCCACCCTGCTGAAAGGGGTAAAGGAAATTGGCGCGCGCTACGGCTTCAAGAGCGTGTGCTACGGCCACGCCGGCGACGGCAACCTGCACGTGAACATCATCCGCGGCAACCTGACCGATGAGGAATGGAATGTAGGGCTGCGTCAGCCCATCACGGAGATTTTTGAGCTTTGCGTAAAGCTGGGCGGTACCATCTCCGGGGAGCATGGCATCGGGCTGGTACAGAAGGGCTACATCGGCATTGCGCTGAAAGAAGTTAACCTGAACCTGATGCGCGGCATCAAGCAGGTATTCGATCCGCACGGCATCATGAACCCCGGCAAAATCTTTTAA
- a CDS encoding C40 family peptidase has product MWHYSAKVQVSTFRVHWFYYTALALVLFLTGCNSTRKVNYRNGHYVSAREMARIKAEERRRGGARKSKTVRNTPAGRTKVVAKRKGNSAPSSREINTVIETARSYQGTPYKYGGTTRMGMDCSGLLLASFSAIQVPIPRSSNEQALWGTPIRPQELRAGDLIFFGASPGSGAITHVGLVTDVSPEGVQFIHSSTSLGVVENSLESDYYLSRFIKAVRPKI; this is encoded by the coding sequence ATGTGGCATTACTCTGCTAAGGTACAGGTTTCGACGTTCAGGGTTCATTGGTTTTACTATACAGCACTGGCTCTGGTGTTGTTTCTGACGGGCTGCAACAGCACCCGGAAAGTAAATTACCGCAACGGCCACTATGTATCAGCCCGCGAGATGGCCCGCATCAAGGCCGAGGAGCGCCGTCGGGGCGGCGCCCGCAAGAGTAAGACGGTGCGCAATACGCCGGCCGGCCGCACCAAAGTAGTAGCCAAGCGCAAAGGCAATTCAGCACCCTCCAGCCGGGAAATCAATACGGTTATCGAAACGGCCCGCTCCTACCAGGGCACGCCTTATAAGTATGGCGGCACCACCCGCATGGGTATGGACTGCTCCGGCCTGCTCCTGGCCTCTTTTAGCGCAATTCAGGTTCCTATTCCCCGCTCCTCCAATGAGCAGGCCCTATGGGGCACTCCCATTCGCCCGCAGGAGTTACGGGCCGGCGACCTGATCTTTTTTGGGGCCTCGCCTGGCAGCGGCGCCATTACCCATGTAGGCCTAGTAACCGACGTCTCTCCGGAAGGAGTGCAATTTATCCACTCCTCAACCTCACTAGGTGTAGTGGAAAACAGCTTAGAATCGGACTATTATCTGAGTCGTTTTATTAAAGCGGTACGCCCAAAAATCTAA
- a CDS encoding TonB-dependent receptor, translating to MKNLGLRHFLLLLLTVLSAHVGWSQGTTTAAMNGTITDKAGAGLPGATVIAIHTPTNTQYVAPTNSEGRFNIQNMRVGGPYTVRVTFIGYKDATREGLSLSLGQNQRLDINLSEATTELGNVTVTGQQNPVINSDRTGAATTVQREQIERLPTINRSLSDYTRLTPQSNGNSFGGRSSSFNNVTIDGAIFNNAFGLQSTVGSQAGAQPISLDAIDQIQVSIAPFDVRQGSFTGAGINVVTRSGTNKFSGSLYGFYRDQKLVGSKVGDFEQDYPKFRLHNEGFRFGGPIIKDKLFFFVNAERERRNDPPTGNFTANRSDTPPAIGSQTSQASARDLETLRTFLQEKYQFSAGDFENYQLRSNSDKATVKLDWNITQNHRFNIKYNWLQSYADIPPSTSGAIAGQRSQSQFGLPFSSSYYTINNNLNSFIAELNSTLGGGKYSNNLTAGFTAFRDFRESSGGIFPLVDIGTSVGLSTGAALNGINAQNSFTSFGYEPFSANNILNSDVAQIGDNFTAYLGKHNVTVGTYNEYYKFKNGFAPNYYGNYSFNSLEDFYASAGYNYDRATGKYTPLGADQSRQGPARYNLQYSALPGGEFPFAEITAAQLGLYAQDEWSPLNNLKVTYGIRADLPFLTSDLQQNTNAAALTFRDGVKINTGEVPKKRVLLSPRVGFNWDVNGDSKTQLRGGTGIFTGRVPFVWLSNQASNNGVQFGSYTLTGSNTINPTTVTATNPDGTPSYFDPNEKAYVPQNATANTAYNLAVTDTDFKFPQVWRTNMAVDQELPGGIIGTLEAFYTRDLNAVYHQNVNLPGSESAPFARANGADNRPIFYTFGAVGSNGLAASTRNFQIYGPVPSSQGGNTAARPNISDAIVMKNTNKGYSYAVTAQLQKAFTGGLYLSAAYTYSDARSVNDGGSIAQSIWRDRSISGDPNAEALSYSNFLQQHRVIGSLSYRKEYLGHLGTTLSMFFEAAPAGRFSYVYSGDMNGDNQTSNDLMYIPRNQSEINLRDQNFFANTPQAYTYTAAQQWADLDYYIKQDKYLSQNRGEYAERNGGVRPWQNRLDVRLLQDIFTDLGENRNTLQLSIDIFNVGNLLNSDWGTFQQTNRTNPLTFAGYNGQGQPVFEYGYLTRPSTSTVNGVTSVNAGVPLSRTFRNDTGGLGSRWQGQVGLRYIFN from the coding sequence ATGAAGAATTTAGGTTTACGCCACTTCTTACTGCTGCTGCTGACAGTACTTTCAGCGCATGTGGGCTGGAGCCAAGGCACAACCACAGCGGCCATGAACGGTACTATTACCGACAAGGCCGGCGCCGGACTTCCCGGAGCTACGGTTATTGCCATCCACACGCCTACCAACACCCAGTATGTGGCCCCTACCAACTCGGAAGGTCGCTTCAACATCCAGAACATGCGTGTAGGCGGACCTTACACCGTGCGTGTAACCTTTATTGGCTACAAGGATGCTACCCGTGAAGGTTTATCTCTCTCGCTGGGCCAGAACCAGCGTTTAGACATCAACCTGAGCGAAGCTACCACGGAGCTGGGCAACGTAACCGTAACTGGTCAGCAGAACCCGGTGATCAACTCTGACCGCACCGGTGCCGCTACCACGGTACAGCGCGAGCAGATTGAGCGTCTGCCTACCATCAACCGTTCCCTGAGCGACTATACGCGTCTCACGCCGCAGTCGAACGGCAACAGCTTTGGTGGCCGCAGCAGCAGCTTCAACAACGTAACCATTGACGGTGCTATCTTCAACAACGCTTTTGGTCTGCAGTCTACTGTAGGTAGCCAGGCGGGCGCGCAGCCTATCTCCCTGGACGCTATTGACCAGATTCAGGTAAGTATTGCTCCTTTCGACGTTCGTCAGGGCTCGTTTACGGGCGCCGGCATTAACGTAGTAACCCGTTCCGGTACCAACAAATTCTCCGGCTCGCTGTACGGCTTCTACCGCGACCAGAAACTGGTAGGCAGCAAAGTAGGTGACTTTGAGCAGGACTACCCCAAGTTCCGTCTGCACAACGAAGGTTTCCGTTTTGGCGGCCCTATCATTAAGGACAAGCTGTTCTTCTTCGTAAATGCCGAGCGTGAGCGTCGTAACGACCCGCCAACCGGCAACTTCACCGCTAACCGCTCCGATACGCCTCCGGCAATTGGCTCCCAGACCTCGCAGGCCTCGGCCCGTGACCTGGAAACCCTGCGCACATTCCTGCAGGAGAAATATCAGTTCAGCGCCGGTGACTTTGAAAACTACCAGCTGCGCTCCAACAGTGACAAGGCTACTGTAAAGCTGGACTGGAACATTACCCAGAACCACCGCTTCAACATCAAGTACAACTGGCTGCAGTCGTACGCCGATATTCCTCCGAGCACCTCGGGCGCTATTGCCGGCCAACGCTCCCAGTCGCAGTTCGGTCTGCCCTTCTCGTCTTCTTACTACACCATCAACAACAACCTGAATTCGTTCATTGCTGAACTGAACAGCACGCTGGGTGGTGGTAAGTACTCGAACAACCTGACGGCCGGTTTCACGGCTTTCCGCGACTTCCGCGAAAGCAGCGGCGGTATTTTCCCGCTGGTTGATATTGGAACCTCCGTAGGTCTGAGCACGGGTGCTGCCCTAAACGGCATCAACGCCCAAAACTCATTTACCTCCTTCGGCTACGAGCCTTTCTCGGCTAATAACATCCTGAACTCGGATGTAGCGCAGATTGGTGACAACTTCACGGCTTACCTGGGCAAGCACAACGTAACGGTGGGTACTTACAATGAGTACTACAAGTTCAAAAACGGCTTTGCGCCTAACTACTACGGCAACTACTCCTTCAACTCGCTGGAGGACTTCTATGCTTCGGCAGGTTATAACTATGACCGTGCTACCGGCAAATACACGCCTCTCGGAGCTGATCAGTCGCGCCAGGGCCCAGCCCGCTACAACCTGCAGTACTCGGCTCTGCCGGGTGGAGAGTTCCCCTTCGCGGAAATTACTGCTGCTCAGTTGGGACTGTATGCCCAGGACGAATGGTCTCCGCTCAACAACCTGAAAGTAACGTACGGCATCCGTGCTGACCTTCCTTTCCTGACCTCTGACCTGCAGCAGAACACAAATGCGGCTGCTTTGACCTTCCGCGACGGTGTGAAAATCAACACCGGCGAAGTACCGAAGAAGCGCGTACTGCTCTCACCCCGCGTTGGTTTCAACTGGGACGTGAACGGCGACAGCAAAACCCAGCTGCGTGGTGGTACCGGTATCTTCACCGGCCGCGTACCGTTTGTTTGGCTGTCTAACCAAGCCAGCAACAACGGCGTGCAGTTTGGCTCCTATACCCTGACCGGTTCTAACACTATTAACCCTACCACGGTTACCGCTACCAACCCTGATGGCACGCCGTCTTACTTCGATCCAAACGAAAAGGCTTATGTGCCGCAGAACGCAACGGCTAACACCGCTTACAACCTGGCCGTAACGGATACAGATTTCAAATTCCCGCAGGTATGGCGTACCAACATGGCTGTTGACCAGGAACTCCCTGGCGGCATCATTGGTACCCTGGAAGCCTTCTATACCCGCGACCTGAACGCCGTATACCACCAGAACGTGAACCTGCCCGGCAGCGAGAGTGCTCCTTTCGCTCGTGCAAATGGTGCAGACAACCGTCCGATCTTCTACACCTTCGGTGCTGTAGGTAGCAACGGCCTAGCGGCTTCTACCCGCAACTTCCAGATCTATGGTCCGGTGCCTTCCAGCCAGGGAGGAAACACCGCTGCTCGCCCGAACATCAGCGACGCCATTGTGATGAAGAACACCAACAAGGGTTATTCATACGCCGTAACGGCCCAGCTGCAGAAAGCCTTCACCGGCGGTTTGTACCTGAGCGCTGCCTATACCTACTCCGACGCCCGTTCGGTAAACGATGGTGGTTCTATTGCCCAGTCTATCTGGCGTGACCGTTCCATCTCTGGCGACCCGAACGCCGAAGCATTAAGTTACTCAAACTTCCTGCAGCAGCACCGCGTTATCGGTTCGCTGTCGTACCGCAAGGAGTACCTGGGCCACCTGGGTACTACGCTCTCCATGTTCTTTGAAGCTGCTCCGGCCGGTCGTTTCTCGTATGTGTACTCCGGTGACATGAACGGTGACAACCAGACGTCGAATGACCTGATGTACATTCCTCGTAACCAGAGCGAAATCAACCTGCGTGATCAGAACTTCTTCGCCAATACGCCACAAGCGTATACTTACACGGCTGCTCAGCAGTGGGCTGACCTGGACTACTACATCAAGCAGGACAAGTACCTGAGCCAGAACCGTGGCGAGTATGCCGAGCGTAACGGTGGCGTTCGTCCGTGGCAGAACCGCCTCGACGTGCGTCTGTTGCAGGACATCTTCACCGACCTGGGTGAGAACCGCAACACGCTGCAGTTGAGCATTGATATCTTCAACGTGGGTAACCTGTTGAACAGCGACTGGGGTACTTTCCAGCAGACGAACCGCACTAACCCGCTGACGTTTGCCGGCTACAACGGTCAGGGTCAGCCCGTATTTGAGTACGGTTACCTCACGCGCCCATCTACCTCAACGGTAAATGGTGTTACTTCGGTAAACGCTGGCGTGCCTCTGTCCCGCACCTTCCGCAACGATACCGGTGGTCTCGGTTCGCGCTGGCAGGGTCAGGTTGGCCTGCGCTACATCTTCAACTAA
- the cysK gene encoding cysteine synthase A, which translates to MKVNTILDTIGNTPLLRLNRLFAHRPDVEVWMKLERANPGGSIKDRIALAMVEQAEQDGTLTPDMTIVEPTSGNTGVGLAMVAAVKGYKIIIVMPESMSIERRRLMAAYGAELELTPREKGTKGAIERAQEIVKSTPGTWMPMQFDNPANVKVHSETTAAEIMRDAPEGFDYYITGVGTGGHLTGVAEVLKPKFPNLKVFAVEPELSPVISGGAPGPHPLQGIGAGFIPGNLHTEVLDGTIQISQQEAYEMARRAAREEGIFIGVSSGASLAAVAKKLDEVPQGGRVLTFCYDTGERYLSVEGLFV; encoded by the coding sequence ATGAAAGTCAACACCATTCTGGATACCATTGGCAACACCCCGCTGTTGCGCCTCAACCGCCTGTTTGCGCACCGCCCCGATGTAGAAGTCTGGATGAAGCTGGAACGGGCCAACCCCGGCGGCAGCATCAAAGACCGGATTGCGCTGGCCATGGTAGAACAGGCCGAGCAAGATGGTACCCTCACCCCGGACATGACCATTGTAGAGCCCACCTCCGGCAATACCGGCGTGGGACTGGCCATGGTAGCCGCCGTGAAGGGCTACAAAATTATCATTGTGATGCCCGAGTCCATGTCCATTGAGCGCCGCCGACTGATGGCTGCCTACGGAGCGGAACTGGAGCTGACGCCGCGCGAGAAAGGCACCAAAGGGGCTATTGAGCGCGCCCAGGAAATTGTAAAGAGCACGCCCGGCACCTGGATGCCCATGCAGTTTGATAACCCGGCCAACGTGAAGGTGCATAGCGAAACCACCGCCGCCGAAATTATGCGCGACGCTCCCGAGGGCTTCGACTACTATATTACGGGGGTAGGCACTGGCGGCCACCTCACCGGCGTGGCCGAAGTGCTGAAGCCTAAATTCCCCAATCTGAAAGTGTTTGCGGTAGAGCCGGAGCTGTCACCGGTCATCAGCGGCGGCGCTCCCGGTCCGCACCCGCTGCAGGGCATTGGGGCGGGCTTCATTCCCGGCAACCTGCACACGGAAGTGCTGGATGGTACCATCCAGATCAGCCAGCAGGAAGCCTATGAAATGGCCCGGCGCGCCGCCCGCGAAGAAGGCATCTTCATCGGGGTGTCTTCCGGGGCTTCTCTGGCGGCCGTAGCTAAAAAGCTGGATGAGGTTCCCCAGGGCGGCCGCGTGCTCACCTTCTGCTACGATACCGGCGAGCGGTATCTGTCGGTAGAAGGGTTGTTCGTCTAA
- a CDS encoding serine O-acetyltransferase has product MDPTFIRTLAHAHQQVAAPVPGEALCHLAEQVMNVLFPERTEHPLPTEEAIAATLQKLQEHLAAILTALPMEPALADETATHLFSRLPALHQLLLLDAAAIVAADPAAQGQTEVVRTYPGFYAIALYRLAHALYQLKIPLLPRMLSEYAHARTGIDIHPGAQIGSSFCIDHGTGLVIGETAVIGTHVKIFQGVTLGALSVTKELANIKRHPTIEDYVVIYAGATILGGSTVVGSHSIIGGNVWLTESVPSHSRVYHRAQIHVTRTEDPTADFTFSI; this is encoded by the coding sequence ATGGATCCTACCTTTATTCGTACGCTGGCTCATGCCCATCAGCAGGTAGCGGCCCCGGTGCCGGGCGAGGCCTTGTGCCACCTGGCCGAGCAAGTGATGAACGTCCTGTTCCCGGAGCGTACCGAGCACCCTTTGCCCACGGAAGAGGCTATTGCCGCCACGCTGCAGAAGCTGCAGGAGCACCTGGCAGCTATCCTGACGGCGCTGCCCATGGAGCCTGCCCTGGCCGATGAAACCGCCACGCACTTATTTAGCCGCCTGCCCGCCCTGCACCAGCTGCTCCTATTGGATGCGGCCGCCATTGTGGCGGCCGATCCGGCCGCGCAGGGGCAGACAGAAGTAGTGCGCACCTATCCGGGGTTCTATGCCATTGCTCTTTACCGGCTGGCGCATGCGCTGTATCAGCTGAAAATTCCTCTGCTGCCACGCATGCTCAGTGAGTATGCGCACGCCCGTACCGGTATTGATATTCATCCTGGAGCGCAGATTGGCTCCTCGTTCTGCATCGACCACGGAACCGGCCTCGTTATCGGGGAAACCGCCGTGATTGGGACGCACGTGAAAATATTCCAGGGCGTCACGCTGGGGGCCCTCAGCGTCACGAAAGAGCTGGCCAACATTAAGCGCCACCCCACCATTGAAGATTACGTGGTGATTTATGCCGGTGCCACCATTCTGGGCGGCAGCACCGTAGTAGGCAGCCACAGCATTATTGGGGGCAATGTCTGGCTGACGGAGAGCGTGCCTTCCCACTCCCGGGTATACCACCGGGCCCAGATACACGTCACCCGCACCGAGGACCCTACTGCCGACTTCACGTTTTCTATCTGA
- a CDS encoding cupin domain-containing protein yields the protein MSDTTITKVDSAYSPKGHDGEKYLASGIHMAMRLWENEQPAAAKKPAARPYETVGYVISGRAELHLAGQMVLLEPGNSWVVPKGAEHSYKILEPFTAVETTSPPAHVHGREDK from the coding sequence ATGTCTGACACGACCATCACCAAAGTTGATTCTGCCTACTCGCCCAAGGGCCACGATGGCGAAAAATATCTGGCTTCCGGTATCCATATGGCCATGCGCCTCTGGGAAAACGAGCAGCCGGCAGCGGCGAAAAAGCCCGCCGCCCGCCCCTATGAAACGGTAGGCTACGTTATTAGTGGGCGCGCTGAGCTGCACCTGGCCGGGCAAATGGTGCTACTGGAGCCCGGCAACTCCTGGGTAGTACCCAAGGGTGCCGAGCACAGTTACAAAATACTGGAGCCCTTCACGGCCGTAGAAACCACCTCGCCCCCTGCCCACGTGCATGGGCGTGAGGACAAATAA